The segment TTCCCCAGTTGAATCACCAGCTTGCTCGATATCGTCTGACGTGGAGGCACAACCTAGCTGCAGAAAGACGGCTAATGTTGCCAGTAACAGAAGTTTGGCGCGCGATCGAGACATAGAAGATCCTCTTGGTAGAGCTAACAGTTTAACTTGCAATCGTCGATTAGCCAAATCTCCGCCTTTACGCTTTAATAGTGAGAGACAAGTTCAAGCGCATCAATACAGACTTTATGCTGCATCATCAATTAATCTTTAGCTTAGTTGATAAGCTGGGTTTTCCTACTCAGTGAGAGCGAGTTATCAGTTTCATTGATTATATCAAGATGGGGTTATTAAGAATGCTCAGCTTCAAGTTATTTCGTTATTTGGTTCTCGTCTTCGTCTTATGTGCAGGGTCAGCTCAAGCGCAACCTAATGCCGAAACTATTATTCGAGCCACCGTGGACAATTGGCGGGGATTGACTTCGGTGGGTGAGGTGACCATGACTATTCATCGTCGTGACTGGGAACGCAGCATGAGTATGAAGGCTTGGACCCAGGGCGACGATCAATCTCTCGTACGTGTCACAGCTCCGGCCAAAGACGCCGGCAATGCTACTTTAATTGATGGCGATGACATGTGGAGCTATGCGCCACGAATCAATCGGGTCATCAAGATTCCATCGTCAATGATGGCTCAATCATGGATGGGAAGTGATTTCTCGAACAAGGACATCACAAAGTCGACCGACGTGCTGGATAACTACACCCATGTATTGATTGATCAAGGTGAGCACGAGGGCATAACGACTTACGTGATCGAATCTACACCCCATGAGGATGCCCCGGTTGTTTGGGGTAAAGAGGTCTATACCATTCGCGCTGATTATGTGATTCTGCGGCAGGAATTTTGGAGTCAGGATGGCGAGCTGGTTAAGTATATGGTGAGTTCCGACATCGTGGAGATGGATGGTAGGAAAGTTGCGGCGCGAATTCGTATGCAGCCAGCCGATAACGATGATGAATGGACTGAGATCGTTCAGCAATCCATTGAGTTTGACGTGGCGTTGAGCGGCTCTACTTTCACGCAAGCAAACTTGAGAAACCCGCGTCAATGAATACTGAATTTGCATTAGCGTGGCGAAACCTATGGCGAAGAGCGAAACGGACTTGGATTACTATTGCCGCCATTGTGTTTTGTAATGCTATTTTGGTCTTTGGTATTAGCGTTCAGATGGGTGCCTATGATGGCATGATTGATACTACGCTAAAGGTTTTTGGCGGGCATATCCAGCTGTCGAAGGTGGGGTACAACGATGA is part of the Umboniibacter marinipuniceus genome and harbors:
- a CDS encoding outer membrane lipoprotein-sorting protein; protein product: MLSFKLFRYLVLVFVLCAGSAQAQPNAETIIRATVDNWRGLTSVGEVTMTIHRRDWERSMSMKAWTQGDDQSLVRVTAPAKDAGNATLIDGDDMWSYAPRINRVIKIPSSMMAQSWMGSDFSNKDITKSTDVLDNYTHVLIDQGEHEGITTYVIESTPHEDAPVVWGKEVYTIRADYVILRQEFWSQDGELVKYMVSSDIVEMDGRKVAARIRMQPADNDDEWTEIVQQSIEFDVALSGSTFTQANLRNPRQ